In Symphalangus syndactylus isolate Jambi chromosome 6, NHGRI_mSymSyn1-v2.1_pri, whole genome shotgun sequence, a genomic segment contains:
- the NOS3 gene encoding nitric oxide synthase 3 isoform X3, with translation MFTYICNHIKYATNRGNLRSAITVFPQRCRGRGDFRIWNSQLVRYAGYRQQDGSVRGDPANVEITELCIQHGWTPGNGRFDVLPLLLQAPDEPPELFLLPPELVLEVPLEHPTLEWFAALGLRWYALPAVSNMLLEIGGLEFPAAPFSGWYMSTEIGTRNLCDPHRYNILEDVAVCMDLDTRTTSSLWKDKAAVEINVAVLHSYQLAKVTIVDHHAATASFMKHLENEQKARGGCPADWAWIVPPISGSLTPVFHQEMVNYFLSPAFRYQPDPWKGSAAKGTGITRKKTFKEVANAVKISASLMGTVMAKRVKATILYGSETGRAQSYAQQLGRLFRKAFDPRVLCMDEYDVVSLEHETLVLVVTSTFGNGDPPENGESFAAALMEMSGPYNSSPRPEQHKSYKIRFNSISCSDPLVSSWRRKRKESSNTDSAGALGTLRFCVFGLGSRAYPHFCAFARAVDTRLEELGGERLLQLGQGDELCGQEEAFRGWAQAAFQAACETFCVGEDAKAAVRDIFSPKRSWKRQRYRLSAQAEGLQLLPGLIHVHRRKMFQATILSVENLQSSKSTRATILVRLDTGGQEGLQYQPGDHIGVCPPNRPGLVEALLSRVEDPPAPTEPVAVEQLEKGSPGGPPPGWVRDPRLPPCTLRQALTFFLDITSPPSPQLLRLLSTLAEEPREQQELEALSQDPRRYEEWKWFRCPTLLEVLEQFPSVALPAPLLLTQLPLLQPRYYSVSSAPSTHPGEIHLTVAVLAYRTQDGLGPLHYGVCSTWLSQLKPGDPVPCFIRGAPSFRLPPDPSLPCILVGPGTGIAPFRGFWQERLHDIESKGLQPTPMTLVFGCRCSQLDHLYRDEVQNAQQCGVFGRVLTAFSREPDNPKTYVQDILRTELAAEVHRVLCLERGHMFVCGDVTMATNVLQTVQRILATEGDMELDEAGDVIGVLRDQQRYHEDIFGLTLRTQEVTSRIRTQSFSLQERQLRGAVPWAFDPLGSDTNSP, from the exons ATGTTCACCTACATCTGTAACCACATCAAGTATGCCACAAACCGGGGCAACCTTCG CTCGGCCATCACAGTGTTCCCGCAGCGCTGCCGTGGCCGAGGAGACTTCCGAATCTGGAACAGCCAGCTGGTGCGCTATGCGGGCTACCGGCAGCAGGACGGCTCTGTGCGGGGGGACCCAGCCAACGTGGAGATCACCGAG CTCTGCATTCAGCACGGCTGGACCCCAGGAAACGGTCGCTTCGAcgtgctgccactgctgctgcagGCCCCAGATGAGCCCCCAGAACTCTTCCTTCTGCCCCCCGAGCTGGTCCTTGAGGTGCCCCTGGAGCACCCCAC gctggagtggtttGCAGCCCTGGGCCTGCGCTGGTACGCCCTCCCGGCAGTGTCCAACATGCTGCTGGAAATTGGGGGCCTGGAGTTCCCCGCAGCCCCCTTCAGTGGCTGGTACATGAGCACTGAGATTGGCACGAGGAACCTGTGTGACCCTCACCGCTACAACATCCTGGAG GATGTGGCTGTCTGCATGGACCTGGATACCCGGACAACCTCGTCCCTGTGGAAAGACAAGGCAGCAGTGGAAATCAATGTGGCCGTGCTGCACAGTTACCAG cTGGCCAAAGTCACAATCGTGGACCACCACGCCGCCACGGCCTCCTTCATGAAGCATCTGGAGAATGAGCAGAAGGCCAGGGGGGGCTGCCCTGCAGACTGGGCCTGGATCGTGCCCCCTATCTCAGGCAGCCTCACTCCTGTCTTCCATCAGGAGATGGTCAACTATTTCCTGTCCCCAGCCTTCCGATATCAG CCAGACCCCTGGAAGGGGAGTGCCGCCAAGGGCACTGGCATCACCAGGAAGAAGACCTTCAAAGAAGTGGCCAA CGCCGTGAAGATCTCCGCCTCGCTCATGGGCACAGTGATGGCGAAGCGAGTAAAGGCGACAATCCTGTATGGCTCCGAGACCGGCCGGGCCCAGAGCTACGCACAGCAGCTGGGGAGACTCTTCCGGAAGGCTTTTGATCCCCGG GTCCTGTGTATGGATGAATATGACGTGGTGTCCCTTGAACACGAGACGCTGGTGCTGGTAGTAACCAGCACATTTGGGAATGGGGATCCCCCGGAGAATGGAGAG AGCTTTGCAGCTGCCCTGATGGAGATGTCCGGCCCCTACAACAGCTCCCCTCGGCCGGAACAGCACAA GAGTTATAAGATCCGCTTCAACAGCATCTCCTGCTCAGACCCACTGGTGTCCTCTTGGCGGCGGAAGAGGAAGGAGTCCAGTAACACAGACAGTGCAGGGGCCCTGGGCACCCTCAG GTTCTGTGTGTTCGGGCTGGGCTCCCGGGCATACCCCCACTTCTGCGCCTTTGCTCGTGCGGTGGACACACGGCTGGAGGAACTGGGCGGGGAGCGGCTGCTGCAGCTGGGCCAGGGCGACGAGCTGTGCGGCCAGGAGGAGGCCTTCCGTGGCTGGGCCCAGGCCGCCTTCCAG GCCGCCTGTGAGACCTTCTGTGTGGGAGAGGATGCCAAGGCCGCCGTCCGAGATATCTTCAGCCCCAAACGGAGCTGGAAGCGCCAGAGGTACCGGCTGAGCGCCCAGGCCGAGGGCCTGCAGTTGCTGCCAG GTCTGATCCACGTGCACAGGCGGAAGATGTTCCAGGCTACAATCCTCTCAGTGGAAAACCTGCAAAGCAGCAAGTCCAC gagGGCCACCATCCTGGTGCGCCTGGACACCGGAGGCCAGGAGGGGCTGCAGTACCAGCCGGGGGACCACATAGGTGTCTGCCCACCCAACCGGCCCGGCCTTGTGGAGGCGCTCCTGAGCCGCGTGGAGGACCCGCCGGCGCCCACTGAGCCCGTGGCAGTAGAGCAGCTGGAGAAGGGCAGCCCTG GTGGCCCTCCCCCCGGCTGGGTGCGGGACCCCCGGCTGCCCCCGTGCACGCTGCGCCAGGCTCTCACCTTCTTCCTGGATATCACCTCCCCGCCCAGCCCTCAGCTCTTGCGGTTGCTCAGCACCTTGGCAGAAGAGCCCAGGGAACAGCAGGAGCTGGAGGCCCTCAGCCAG GATCCCCGACGCTATGAGGAGTGGAAGTGGTTCCGCTGCCCCACGCTGCTGGAGGTGCTGGAGCAGTTCCCGTCGGTGGCACTGCCTGCCCCACTGCTCCTCACCCAGCTGCCTCTGCTCCAGCCCCGGTACTACTCAGTCAGCTCGGCACCCAGCACCCACCCAGGAGAGATCCACCTCACTGTAGCTGTGCTGGCATACAGGACCCAGG ATGGGCTGGGCCCCCTGCACTATGGAGTCTGCTCCACGTGGCTAAGCCAACTCAAGCCTGGAGACCCTGTGCCCTGCTTCATCCGGGG GGCTCCCTCCTTCCGGCTGCCACCCGATCCCAGCTTGCCCTGCATCCTGGTGGGCCCAGGCACTGGCATTGCCCCCTTCCGGGGATTCTGGCAGGAGCGGCTGCATGACATTGAGAGCAAAG GGCTGCAGCCCACTCCCATGACTTTGGTGTTCGGCTGCCGATGCTCCCAACTCGACCATCTCTACCGCGACGAGGTGCAGAACGCCCAGCAGTGCGGGGTGTTTGGCCGAGTCCTCACCGCCTTCTCCCGGGAACCTGACAACCCCAAG ACCTACGTGCAGGACATCCTGAGGACGGAACTGGCTGCGGAGGTGCACCGCGTGCTGTGCCTCGAGCGGGGCCACATGTTTGTCTGCGGCGATGTCACCATGGCAACCAACGTCCTGCAGACCGTGCAGCGCATCCTGGCGACGGAGGGCGACATGGAGCTGGACGAAGCCGGCGACGTCATCGGCGTGCTGCGG GATCAGCAACGCTACCACGAAGACATTTTCGGGCTCACGCTGCGCACCCAGGAGGTGACAAGCCGCATACGCACCCAGAGCTTTTCCTTGCAGGAGCGGCAGTTGCGGGGCGCAGTGCCCTGGGCGTTCGACCCGCTCGGCTCAGACACCAACAGCCCCTGA
- the NOS3 gene encoding nitric oxide synthase 3 isoform X4, with amino-acid sequence MGNLNSVAKEPGPPCGLGLGLGLGLCGKQGPATPAPEPSRAPASLLPPAPEHSPPSSPLTQPPEGPKFPRVKNWEVGSITYDTLSAQAQQDGPCTPRRCLGSLVFPRKLQGRPSPGPPAPEQLLSQARDFINQYYSSIKRSGSQAHEQRLQEVEAEVAATGTYQLRESELVFGAKQAWRNAPRCVGRIQWGKLQVFDARDCRSAQEMFTYICNHIKYATNRGNLRSAITVFPQRCRGRGDFRIWNSQLVRYAGYRQQDGSVRGDPANVEITELCIQHGWTPGNGRFDVLPLLLQAPDEPPELFLLPPELVLEVPLEHPTLEWFAALGLRWYALPAVSNMLLEIGGLEFPAAPFSGWYMSTEIGTRNLCDPHRYNILEDVAVCMDLDTRTTSSLWKDKAAVEINVAVLHSYQLAKVTIVDHHAATASFMKHLENEQKARGGCPADWAWIVPPISGSLTPVFHQEMVNYFLSPAFRYQPDPWKGSAAKGTGITRKKTFKEVANAVKISASLMGTVMAKRVKATILYGSETGRAQSYAQQLGRLFRKAFDPRVLCMDEYDVVSLEHETLVLVVTSTFGNGDPPENGEGLTLWPRLECSSTITAYCSLNLLDSSNPPTSVSQVVRTTGTCHDA; translated from the exons ATGGGCAACTTGAACAGCGTGGCCAAGGAGCCTGGGCCACCCTgcggcctggggctggggctgggcctcGGGCTGTGCGGCAAGCAGGGCCCAGCCACCCCGGCCCCTGAGCCCAGCCGGGCCCCGGCATCCCTACTCCCGCCAGCGCCAGAACACAG CCCCCCGAGCTCTCCGCTAACCCAGCCCCCAGAGGGGCCCAAGTTCCCTCGTGTGAAgaactgggaggtggggagcatcaCCTATGACACCCTCAGCGCCCAGGCGCAACAG GATGGGCCCTGCACCCCAAGACGCTGCCTGGGCTCCCTGGTATTTCCACGGAAACTACAGGGCCGGCCCTCCCCCGGCCCCCCGGCCCCTGAGCAGCTGCTAAGTCAGGCCCGCGACTTCATCAACCAGTACTACAGCTCCATCAAGAG GAGCGGCTCCCAGGCCCACGAACAGCGGCTTCAAGAGGTGGAAGCCGAGGTGGCAGCCACAGGCACCTACCAGCTTAGGGAGAGTGAGCTGGTGTTCGGGGCCAAGCAGGCCTGGCGCAACGCTCCCCGCTGTGTGGGCCGGATCCAGTGGGGGAAGCTGCAG GTGTTCGATGCCCGGGACTGCAGGTCTGCACAGGAAATGTTCACCTACATCTGTAACCACATCAAGTATGCCACAAACCGGGGCAACCTTCG CTCGGCCATCACAGTGTTCCCGCAGCGCTGCCGTGGCCGAGGAGACTTCCGAATCTGGAACAGCCAGCTGGTGCGCTATGCGGGCTACCGGCAGCAGGACGGCTCTGTGCGGGGGGACCCAGCCAACGTGGAGATCACCGAG CTCTGCATTCAGCACGGCTGGACCCCAGGAAACGGTCGCTTCGAcgtgctgccactgctgctgcagGCCCCAGATGAGCCCCCAGAACTCTTCCTTCTGCCCCCCGAGCTGGTCCTTGAGGTGCCCCTGGAGCACCCCAC gctggagtggtttGCAGCCCTGGGCCTGCGCTGGTACGCCCTCCCGGCAGTGTCCAACATGCTGCTGGAAATTGGGGGCCTGGAGTTCCCCGCAGCCCCCTTCAGTGGCTGGTACATGAGCACTGAGATTGGCACGAGGAACCTGTGTGACCCTCACCGCTACAACATCCTGGAG GATGTGGCTGTCTGCATGGACCTGGATACCCGGACAACCTCGTCCCTGTGGAAAGACAAGGCAGCAGTGGAAATCAATGTGGCCGTGCTGCACAGTTACCAG cTGGCCAAAGTCACAATCGTGGACCACCACGCCGCCACGGCCTCCTTCATGAAGCATCTGGAGAATGAGCAGAAGGCCAGGGGGGGCTGCCCTGCAGACTGGGCCTGGATCGTGCCCCCTATCTCAGGCAGCCTCACTCCTGTCTTCCATCAGGAGATGGTCAACTATTTCCTGTCCCCAGCCTTCCGATATCAG CCAGACCCCTGGAAGGGGAGTGCCGCCAAGGGCACTGGCATCACCAGGAAGAAGACCTTCAAAGAAGTGGCCAA CGCCGTGAAGATCTCCGCCTCGCTCATGGGCACAGTGATGGCGAAGCGAGTAAAGGCGACAATCCTGTATGGCTCCGAGACCGGCCGGGCCCAGAGCTACGCACAGCAGCTGGGGAGACTCTTCCGGAAGGCTTTTGATCCCCGG GTCCTGTGTATGGATGAATATGACGTGGTGTCCCTTGAACACGAGACGCTGGTGCTGGTAGTAACCAGCACATTTGGGAATGGGGATCCCCCGGAGAATGGAGAG ggtctcactttgtggcccaggctggagtgcagtagtacaatcacggcttactgcagcctcaacctcctagactcaagcaatcctcccacttcagtctcccaagtagttaggaccacaggcacatgccatgatgcctag